From a region of the Acinetobacter larvae genome:
- the dnaK gene encoding molecular chaperone DnaK has protein sequence MAKIIGIDLGTTNSCVAVLEGDKVKVIENAEGARTTPSIVAYKDGETLVGQSAKRQAVTNPKNTLFAIKRLIGRRYEDGAVQKDIGLVPYKIIKADNGDAWVEVNDKKLAPQQVSADILKKMKKTAEDYLGETVTEAVVTVPAYFNDAQRQATKDAGKIAGLDVKRIINEPTAAALAFGMDKKEGDRKVAVYDLGGGTFDVSIIEIADLDGDQQIEVLSTNGDTFLGGEDFDNALIEYLVDEFKKEQNFDLKNDPLALQRLKEAAEKAKIELSSSNSTEINLPYITADASGPKHLVINVTRAKLEGLVADLVARTIEPCRIALKDAGLSTSDISDVILVGGQSRMPLVQQKVQEFFGKEPRKDVNPDEAVAIGAAIQGAVLSGDKNDVLLLDVTPLTLGIETMGGVLTPIIEKNTTIPAKKSQVFSTAADNQPAVDISVYQGERKMAQQNKLLGNFQLGDIPPAPRGMPQIEVSFDINADGILKVSAKDKSTGKEQSIQIKANSGLSDAEIDAMIKDAEANAEEDRKFEELAKARNEADALISSAQKAVKDLGDKVTDDEKAAVDSAVSELEAAAKNNDADEIKAKTEALQNILMPITQRAYEQAQQAGGAEGFDPNAFQGGDAAGQKADDGVVDAEFTEVKDDKK, from the coding sequence ATGGCTAAAATCATTGGTATAGATTTAGGTACAACAAACTCATGCGTTGCTGTACTTGAAGGCGATAAAGTAAAAGTAATTGAAAACGCTGAAGGTGCTCGCACAACACCATCAATCGTGGCGTATAAAGATGGTGAAACTTTGGTGGGTCAATCTGCAAAACGTCAAGCAGTAACCAACCCTAAAAATACATTATTTGCAATCAAACGTTTGATTGGTCGTCGTTACGAAGATGGCGCGGTACAAAAAGACATCGGTCTTGTACCTTATAAAATTATCAAAGCTGACAACGGTGATGCTTGGGTAGAAGTAAACGACAAAAAACTTGCACCACAACAAGTTTCTGCAGATATCTTGAAAAAGATGAAAAAAACTGCTGAAGACTATTTAGGTGAAACTGTTACCGAAGCTGTGGTTACCGTACCTGCATACTTTAACGATGCGCAACGCCAAGCAACGAAAGATGCTGGTAAAATTGCGGGTCTAGATGTAAAACGTATTATCAACGAGCCAACTGCTGCTGCACTTGCATTTGGTATGGATAAAAAAGAAGGCGATCGTAAAGTTGCAGTCTATGACTTAGGTGGTGGTACTTTTGACGTATCAATCATTGAAATTGCTGACTTAGATGGCGATCAACAAATTGAAGTATTGTCTACCAATGGTGATACCTTCCTCGGTGGTGAAGACTTTGACAATGCGCTGATCGAATACTTGGTAGATGAGTTCAAGAAAGAACAAAACTTCGACCTTAAAAATGATCCACTTGCATTGCAACGTTTAAAAGAAGCTGCAGAAAAAGCTAAAATTGAGTTGTCTTCTTCGAATTCAACAGAAATTAACTTGCCATACATCACTGCTGATGCGTCTGGTCCTAAACACTTAGTGATCAACGTAACACGTGCAAAATTAGAAGGTTTAGTTGCTGATCTTGTGGCTCGTACCATTGAACCATGCCGTATCGCATTAAAAGATGCTGGCTTAAGCACTTCTGATATTTCTGATGTAATCTTGGTAGGTGGTCAATCTCGTATGCCGCTTGTACAACAAAAAGTACAAGAATTCTTCGGTAAGGAACCACGTAAAGATGTAAACCCTGATGAAGCTGTAGCGATTGGTGCTGCGATCCAAGGTGCGGTACTTTCTGGTGACAAAAATGACGTTCTATTATTAGACGTTACACCATTAACACTTGGTATTGAAACAATGGGCGGTGTATTAACTCCAATCATTGAGAAAAACACCACGATTCCTGCGAAGAAATCTCAAGTGTTCTCAACTGCTGCAGACAACCAACCTGCTGTAGACATTTCTGTTTACCAAGGCGAACGTAAAATGGCTCAACAAAACAAATTGTTGGGTAACTTCCAATTAGGCGACATTCCACCAGCACCACGTGGCATGCCACAAATTGAAGTATCATTTGACATCAACGCTGATGGTATCTTGAAAGTTTCTGCAAAAGACAAGAGCACAGGCAAAGAACAATCTATCCAGATCAAAGCAAACTCAGGTCTTTCAGATGCTGAAATCGATGCAATGATCAAAGATGCTGAAGCGAATGCAGAAGAAGACCGTAAGTTTGAAGAACTTGCCAAAGCGCGTAATGAAGCAGATGCATTAATTTCAAGTGCACAAAAAGCCGTTAAAGATCTTGGTGACAAAGTCACTGATGATGAAAAAGCGGCGGTTGATAGCGCGGTTTCTGAACTAGAAGCTGCTGCGAAAAACAACGATGCTGATGAAATCAAAGCAAAAACTGAAGCATTACAAAACATCTTGATGCCAATCACCCAACGTGCTTATGAACAAGCACAACAAGCGGGTGGTGCTGAAGGTTTTGATCCAAATGCATTCCAAGGTGGTGATGCTGCTGGTCAAAAAGCGGATGATGGCGTGGTTGATGCTGAATTCACCGAAGTTAAAGATGATAAAAAATAA
- the grpE gene encoding nucleotide exchange factor GrpE codes for MANEHNEPAQDLQQQAEIENDQNLADAEAPSEVSIEELQAHIAKLEESLKYEKAVAANAKYEAEKSKERLEREADSAKKFALEKFAKQLLETVDNLERAIQAAGDEENPVLEGVKLTHKSLLSTLEKFEVVVVDTENGFNAEWHQAVGIDPSAKAGEISQVLQKGYTLSGRLLRPAMVMVGQ; via the coding sequence ATGGCGAATGAGCATAACGAACCAGCTCAAGATCTGCAGCAACAGGCTGAGATTGAGAACGATCAGAATCTTGCAGATGCAGAAGCACCGAGTGAAGTTTCTATTGAAGAGTTACAAGCACACATCGCTAAACTTGAAGAAAGCCTAAAATATGAAAAAGCAGTTGCTGCCAATGCCAAATACGAGGCAGAAAAGAGCAAAGAGCGTTTAGAACGTGAAGCAGATAGTGCGAAAAAATTTGCTCTAGAAAAGTTTGCCAAACAACTTTTAGAAACAGTCGACAATTTAGAGCGAGCAATTCAAGCAGCTGGTGATGAAGAAAACCCTGTGCTTGAAGGGGTGAAATTGACACACAAATCACTCCTTTCAACCTTAGAAAAATTTGAGGTTGTCGTGGTCGATACCGAAAATGGTTTTAATGCTGAATGGCACCAAGCAGTGGGTATAGACCCATCTGCAAAAGCTGGTGAAATCAGTCAAGTTTTGCAAAAAGGCTACACTTTATCAGGTCGTCTACTTCGTCCTGCAATGGTTATGGTAGGTCAATAG
- a CDS encoding superantigen-like protein SSL4, with product MKKVISLALLSTGLFLIIGCSSHPTTDSVDSTSVPTVQRSLEEPTPQADSGLPASIQSEAPVVTPVPATEEQPAVILEQPATEDTVQ from the coding sequence ATGAAGAAAGTTATTTCCCTCGCGCTCTTGTCTACAGGGCTTTTTCTAATTATTGGCTGTAGTTCACATCCCACCACAGATTCTGTTGACTCAACATCTGTGCCGACCGTACAGCGTTCTCTCGAAGAACCGACTCCACAAGCAGATAGTGGTTTACCAGCCTCAATACAATCAGAAGCGCCAGTTGTTACACCAGTACCCGCAACTGAAGAACAACCCGCGGTTATTCTAGAACAACCTGCAACTGAAGATACCGTACAATAA
- a CDS encoding alpha/beta hydrolase, protein MILLKSLQQYIDKGRGPSARALDRMPKVAQEAIAKLLAYPYHYPQLDSFTKALMAAQLKQGYQNLIDPHHIESSRQQFDANMQSIVHKPTPISHIEDIPVALRSGNIYARHYHPAPNKKLPMLVFYHGGGFIVGSIESHDEVCRMIAAYAKVQVLSIEYPLAPEVGPHELIQCCEDALAWVYQHRNQFKILKNRIAVGGDSAGGNISTIVAQRAAQTNYAAHAQLLIYPVVDFKSRHPSYYGYQQGLILTGQDIDTVTHYYAKQYHIDLEDPIISPHYGRLKKLAPAFVVTAGHDVLHDEGKIYAYKLRQNGVKVEYVDYEDQTHGFVNLTSVSKKARKNLIEISKAFRAFWDKNS, encoded by the coding sequence GTGATTTTATTAAAATCTTTACAACAGTATATCGATAAAGGTCGCGGTCCCAGTGCACGAGCTCTAGACCGCATGCCAAAGGTTGCACAAGAAGCCATTGCAAAATTATTAGCTTATCCTTATCACTATCCACAGCTTGATAGTTTCACCAAAGCCTTAATGGCTGCACAACTCAAACAAGGTTATCAGAACCTTATTGATCCGCATCATATCGAATCTTCTAGGCAGCAATTCGATGCCAACATGCAATCTATCGTACATAAGCCGACACCGATCAGTCATATAGAAGACATTCCGGTGGCATTGCGTAGTGGCAATATCTATGCACGACATTATCATCCAGCACCCAATAAGAAATTGCCGATGTTAGTTTTTTATCATGGTGGTGGATTTATTGTGGGCAGCATCGAAAGTCATGATGAGGTTTGTCGTATGATCGCAGCATACGCCAAAGTTCAAGTGTTGAGTATTGAATATCCATTGGCACCAGAAGTAGGTCCACATGAGTTGATTCAATGTTGTGAGGATGCATTAGCTTGGGTATATCAGCATAGAAATCAGTTTAAAATTTTAAAAAATCGTATTGCTGTTGGTGGTGATAGTGCAGGTGGGAATATTAGTACCATCGTTGCACAGCGCGCTGCGCAAACAAATTATGCAGCACATGCTCAACTATTAATTTATCCTGTGGTTGATTTTAAAAGTCGACATCCTTCATATTATGGTTATCAGCAAGGCTTAATTTTAACAGGGCAAGATATTGATACCGTCACGCATTATTATGCCAAGCAGTATCATATTGATTTAGAAGATCCAATAATCTCACCGCATTATGGTCGATTAAAAAAACTAGCTCCAGCGTTTGTGGTAACCGCTGGACATGATGTATTGCATGATGAGGGTAAAATATATGCTTATAAACTTCGCCAAAATGGCGTTAAAGTAGAATATGTTGATTATGAAGACCAAACGCATGGCTTTGTTAATTTAACCAGTGTCTCTAAAAAAGCCAGGAAAAATTTAATAGAAATTAGTAAAGCATTCCGCGCGTTTTGGGATAAAAATAGTTGA
- a CDS encoding peptidylprolyl isomerase, producing MFKKILVAVALASSSMMLQANSLMQIKTTQGNIDIELYDDKAPISVQNFKNYAKANFYAGTIFHRVIPNFMIQGGGFSGQMVQKTTQAAIKNEANNGLKNVRGSLAMARTSNPDSATSQFFINLNDNVALDRSPFDAGYAVFGQVVKGMDVVDRISGVPTSNYGMHQNVPKQPVIIQSIQIISDSK from the coding sequence ATGTTTAAAAAAATTCTTGTTGCTGTAGCTTTAGCCAGCAGTAGTATGATGCTACAAGCCAATAGCTTAATGCAGATTAAAACCACACAAGGCAATATTGATATAGAGCTATATGATGATAAAGCCCCTATCTCGGTTCAGAACTTTAAAAACTATGCCAAAGCAAATTTTTATGCAGGAACAATTTTCCACCGTGTTATTCCTAATTTTATGATTCAGGGGGGCGGATTTAGTGGGCAAATGGTTCAGAAGACCACACAAGCCGCCATTAAGAATGAAGCAAATAATGGTTTAAAGAATGTGCGTGGTAGTTTGGCAATGGCGCGTACCAGTAATCCTGATTCAGCCACAAGCCAGTTTTTCATTAATTTAAATGATAATGTTGCATTAGATCGTTCGCCTTTTGATGCAGGCTATGCTGTATTTGGACAAGTTGTGAAAGGTATGGACGTTGTAGATCGTATTAGTGGTGTGCCAACAAGTAATTATGGCATGCACCAAAATGTCCCTAAACAGCCTGTAATCATACAGTCCATCCAAATAATCAGTGATAGCAAATAA
- a CDS encoding formate/nitrite transporter family protein, with product MSYIKPEDFSKKAVDIGAAKIYMHSRDVFIRAFMAGAILALAAVFAVTIAIQTTYPLIGALLFPVGFCMLYLLGYDLLTGVFVLTPLAWIDRRPGVTLLRILKHWGQVFIGNFAGALTVALLMAVVYTYGFSTQPDKVGQSIAHIGENRTIGYKNYGIAGWITIFIRGVLCNWMVSLGVIGAMISTTVSGKFIAMWMPVMLFFSMGFEHSIVNMFLFPFAMMMGGQFSILDYLLWNEIPVVLGNLIGGLILTGLTLYTTHVKTAAQKNFIS from the coding sequence ATGTCCTATATCAAACCAGAAGACTTCTCCAAAAAAGCAGTTGATATTGGTGCAGCAAAGATTTATATGCACTCACGGGATGTATTCATTCGTGCATTTATGGCTGGCGCTATTCTTGCTTTGGCAGCAGTTTTCGCAGTTACTATCGCTATTCAAACAACTTATCCATTAATTGGTGCACTACTTTTTCCTGTAGGATTTTGTATGCTGTATCTACTTGGCTATGATTTATTGACAGGCGTATTTGTGCTCACACCTTTGGCTTGGATTGATCGTCGTCCCGGCGTAACGCTTTTACGTATATTAAAACATTGGGGGCAGGTATTTATTGGTAATTTTGCAGGAGCATTGACTGTCGCACTGCTTATGGCAGTCGTGTATACCTATGGATTTTCAACTCAGCCTGATAAAGTCGGGCAAAGCATCGCCCACATTGGTGAAAATAGAACAATAGGTTATAAAAATTATGGCATTGCGGGTTGGATAACGATCTTTATTCGGGGAGTATTATGTAATTGGATGGTTTCACTTGGCGTCATTGGTGCCATGATTTCAACAACGGTGAGTGGGAAGTTTATTGCAATGTGGATGCCAGTTATGTTGTTTTTCTCTATGGGATTTGAGCATTCTATTGTGAATATGTTTTTGTTTCCATTTGCCATGATGATGGGCGGGCAGTTTTCTATACTTGATTATTTATTATGGAATGAAATTCCTGTGGTTTTGGGCAATCTAATCGGTGGATTGATATTGACAGGTCTTACACTGTATACGACTCACGTTAAGACAGCTGCTCAAAAAAACTTTATAAGCTAA
- the cynS gene encoding cyanase, with amino-acid sequence MITTRKEVTDLMIAAKIKKNMKWSDVAQRLGLSKEWLTAACLGQMALNKDEAEQIGALFDLSDEAIAWLQIVPYKGSLDAAVPTDPLIYRFYELVNVYGSTFKALIHEEFGDGIMSAIDFNMNLQRESDPNGDRVKITMSGKFLPYKRY; translated from the coding sequence ATGATTACAACACGTAAAGAAGTAACAGATTTAATGATTGCGGCGAAGATTAAAAAAAATATGAAGTGGTCTGATGTTGCACAACGATTAGGTCTATCAAAAGAATGGCTAACAGCCGCTTGTTTAGGTCAAATGGCATTAAATAAAGATGAAGCAGAGCAGATTGGTGCATTATTTGATTTAAGTGATGAAGCTATAGCATGGTTGCAGATCGTGCCGTATAAGGGAAGTTTAGATGCTGCAGTACCGACAGATCCTCTAATCTATCGATTTTATGAATTAGTTAATGTATATGGATCAACATTTAAAGCTTTAATTCATGAGGAGTTTGGTGATGGTATTATGAGTGCAATAGATTTTAATATGAATTTACAGCGTGAATCTGATCCTAATGGTGATCGTGTTAAAATAACTATGTCTGGTAAATTTTTACCTTATAAACGCTATTGA
- a CDS encoding phosphatase PAP2/dual specificity phosphatase family protein, whose protein sequence is MSINALQQPDKEHGTWKRGIVVLFFLVPLFFMSYGFANAYASYLSFVPSIVFAWEQHIPLWAWSIVPYWSIDLFYALSLLLCWNTFELKQQTLRLLCAQVISISCFLLFPLKFSFERPELSGFFGFWFDLLMGFDKPFNQAPSLHIVLLVILWDFYRRHSKGAWKYLVDFWSILIAISVLTTWQHHFIDIPTGIIVGAFCLWLFPVATVSPFKNSIQKRNSKHVKLAAYYLFTAAMLCIIALYFKNTALWLLYPAFSLLLVSFAYLLVKPNFFQKQANGKMTNAALILFAPYIVIAWLNSRLWTLKHQEDCFVIHYQDQEIYLGRLPSQKNRQNYQALFDCCAELACHSLQSQYQAYTSLDLIPLEQQQLQQAVVKFDLLWQQLQDQNQSGAKLLIFCALGYSRSTAILAAWLLKNGVVNTVEDAMCLIKAQRPWVVLKEQQIQQLKLYSLHLA, encoded by the coding sequence ATGAGCATAAATGCATTACAACAACCAGATAAAGAACATGGCACGTGGAAACGAGGTATTGTTGTCTTATTTTTTCTTGTACCATTGTTTTTTATGAGTTATGGCTTTGCTAACGCTTATGCAAGCTATCTGAGTTTCGTACCGAGTATCGTATTTGCTTGGGAACAGCATATTCCGTTATGGGCATGGAGCATTGTGCCTTACTGGTCAATCGATCTGTTTTATGCTTTATCTTTATTATTGTGTTGGAATACGTTTGAACTAAAACAGCAAACTTTAAGATTACTTTGTGCTCAAGTGATTAGTATTAGCTGTTTCTTATTATTCCCCTTAAAATTTTCATTTGAAAGACCTGAATTATCAGGTTTCTTCGGCTTCTGGTTTGATCTATTGATGGGCTTTGATAAGCCATTTAATCAAGCACCATCTTTACATATTGTGCTATTGGTGATTTTATGGGATTTTTACCGTCGTCATAGTAAAGGTGCATGGAAATATCTCGTAGACTTCTGGTCTATACTGATAGCTATCTCTGTATTAACCACATGGCAACACCATTTTATTGATATTCCAACAGGAATTATTGTTGGTGCTTTTTGCCTATGGTTATTTCCAGTAGCAACTGTTTCTCCATTTAAAAATTCTATTCAAAAGCGCAATTCAAAACATGTTAAATTGGCAGCTTATTATCTATTCACAGCAGCTATGCTGTGCATAATCGCCTTATATTTTAAGAACACGGCATTATGGTTGCTCTACCCAGCATTCAGCTTATTGCTAGTTTCATTCGCATATCTATTGGTTAAACCGAATTTTTTCCAAAAACAAGCCAATGGAAAAATGACCAACGCAGCCCTTATTTTATTTGCACCCTATATTGTTATTGCTTGGTTAAATAGCCGACTATGGACGTTAAAACATCAAGAAGATTGCTTTGTTATACATTATCAAGACCAAGAGATATATTTAGGTCGTCTACCCAGTCAAAAAAATAGACAAAATTATCAGGCATTATTTGATTGCTGTGCCGAACTAGCGTGTCATTCACTTCAATCACAGTATCAAGCTTATACCAGTCTAGATCTAATACCTTTAGAACAACAACAGCTTCAACAAGCAGTTGTAAAATTCGATTTGTTATGGCAACAACTTCAAGATCAAAATCAATCTGGTGCTAAGCTATTAATCTTTTGCGCATTAGGATACTCTAGAAGCACTGCCATATTGGCAGCTTGGTTACTGAAGAATGGTGTGGTGAATACTGTCGAAGACGCGATGTGCTTAATCAAAGCGCAACGTCCTTGGGTCGTATTAAAAGAGCAACAAATACAACAACTCAAGCTCTATTCACTGCATTTAGCCTGA